From the Terriglobia bacterium genome, one window contains:
- a CDS encoding BlaI/MecI/CopY family transcriptional regulator: MKPKTSTLTDLELEIMQIVWGRRQATVRDVYETLRERRKVAYTTVMTMMKILEQKKRLKRTLVDRAYLYRPTQPQRQVVQAMVREFLQRVFNGSAAPLLLHLVRDRKLTSRDLEEISRLIGKKS, encoded by the coding sequence ATGAAACCCAAGACATCGACGTTGACCGACCTGGAGCTGGAGATCATGCAGATCGTGTGGGGACGCAGACAGGCGACCGTCCGTGACGTGTATGAAACCCTCCGGGAACGCCGCAAGGTGGCCTATACCACGGTGATGACGATGATGAAGATCCTGGAACAGAAGAAGCGCCTGAAGAGAACCCTGGTCGATCGGGCGTACCTCTACCGTCCGACCCAGCCGCAGCGACAGGTGGTGCAGGCGATGGTCCGGGAGTTCCTCCAGCGGGTCTTTAATGGGTCTGCAGCACCCTTGCTCCTGCATTTAGTGAGAGACCGGAAACTAACCTCCCGGGATCTTGAGGAGATCTCGCGGCTGATCGGGAAGAAGTCATGA